TGATTTAATAAACACACTCTGCTAGCTTGATGCAAAGCTTATTATCTGGCGATAAACTTTTGGGCTTTGGAAGGTTTCTGTATCTGCATCAGAAAAAGCAGGAAGCATCTAGTCATTAAGTGTCCTTAGTTGTTTCAATATCAGTGTTTTTTATAGTTATTTTGATAATCTGTAAACATACATACACTCTTTTACAAAACTTGCATTTGTTAAGCATATGAACAAGGATTCCTCTATTGAAAGAAAAGATTTTCAATGGTTTTTCTGGCTGCAAGTGTTGTCAGTGGCTGCTGTTATTAAGGATACCCTCAAGACAATTGACCAACTTGATGGAAAGGGCATCTTTGGGCAAGACTATCTTTTGTAATTTTGAGTGTCAGATTACACATCTATGTTCGTGTGATCATCAGTTCATGATAAGCTTTTAGTATATCCTTAAACTTTAATAGTTAGACTGAAGTCCTATTATAGTTGGCAATATAATTGCTACATTAGTCTCCAAGCTTGAGGGTGAtccaattttttgaaaattagttCTGTGTCTCTGAGTCAATAGTTTATAGCCATCAAGTGTTTTTCTGGGTTCCAAGCATTGTATCTTGTTTATATAGAGTCTGACTTGTGCTGCATTTGTCCCTTTCCAAATGAGTGGAGATCTCGAACACTCTTCAAATCCTCTTACCACCTCTTACTCTACTACTACTGATGCTACTGCTTCTTTATCCTTCATCTACTGCTTACACGACAGCTAGGCAGGCTTTTTTTTTAATAGGTAGACAAGCAGGCCAAATATGGTGAAGGTTTAAAGTTgcgattttaaatatttaatgagaTATGAAGCAGGCAGGGATTGACTGAAACAAAAGAATAGCTCCTTGTATCAGAAAAATGGGGTAGAACTGCAATAGGTGTATAACAGTGTATGAATAGGGTACATGCGGGTTAAAGAAACGAGAACCTACCAAGGGAATCCACAGAacataaattttgaaaactGATTCATGTCTTGCCAAAAGAACTTTGTTAAGTTAGTTGGGTGGTAGTTTGAGGACCAAAACGAATAACTTGGTGAGTAAATTACGTTGAAGTAAGTCGGGCTCTAACAGTTGGCTTATAAGAACTTTTGGAAGGTGGGGACAGTCGGTGCTTGTCTGGATACAAAGGGGAGAGAGTTGAATCGTAACTGATATAGCTTGACCTATTCATTCATAATTGATTTTTCTTGAACTATTCATGACGGCTTCAACAGCACTAAATTGGAAAGGCTCATTGTTTTAGATAGTTGGGAAAGTTTACTCCAAATACTCTGATGCTCTAACTGGAACTAGAATTGTTCAGTCAAGCAGTAATTCTTAAGAAAATCAACCGTCTATGACTTCTAGAGATCTTTCTTTGTGGTTGCATATTCGTGAGTGTTTGAATTCATTAGTAAGGCTATCTGCTATGATTGCAGAGGAAAAATGCATTCCGATAGGATAATCTATCTGAGCATCAGATGAATGTCTGCAGGATTGTAAAATTGAAGATATGTGCCCAAATGCATATGCTGCCCTTTTATATCTTTAGAACTTGTTCAGTATATGTTTTGCTGAAATGGAAGTTGGtggattgatgattttaagcATTGACAGCTTTTGTGCTTGTATTAAAAACTGGCAGGTGTGGGCATCAATTCTGTTATTCTTGTGGTGCGGAATACAGGGACGGCCAACAGACATGTCAATGTACATTCTGGGATGAGGATTACACTCAAGATTTGGTGACTCAACCGACTCAACAGTTTGAGCAATGGTCGTGGGACTCATTTGAGTCGCTGCCTATGATGATGGATGCATATTCAGATGAAGAGAGATCTCAACTGGCATTGATCCAGAGATTTCTCGCTGGTGGATTCAGTCTCACAGATCACCAAGCTTACCAATCCCCACCACGTTGTACAGATTCTTATGTCGATGCCATGAAGGATCTCCATCAGCTTCCATGGCTAGAACGATTCGTGTCTGTGATCAGTGACGATTACTATGAAGAACATATCCAGTGAAGTATAGAAAGATTTGAAGCCATTTAGCATTTGTAAAACACTTTCAAAATGGGAGATAAATGAGTATCTCACTCTCAAGACTCCTTGATAGTTTAAGCAAATAGGCCCCTTCATAATGTACTTTCTTATTTGCTTCATGCTAAAAGAGCTGTTGGGCCTTTTTTCCCTCCCCTCTTTTCATCCCAACTGTATGATGCATTGGAAGTTACAAGAAGCTTCCTCTTCAAAGATAACTGATGAGCAGAACAGCATAAATCGAAGGAGACTATAatgtactccctccgtttccCATTTATATGCCGTTCGGTCCTTAATATATGTCATTTTATCAAATCAATACATAAATTACTCTATTCTTCATATTATAACCTTAATAGTTAATTAGCTTTGAAAATATATGCTCCCTttgtttctatttatttattaaatattttctaatttaatttttctttttacttgtcaattttgacaaatcaaataaaggatatttttttttctttttattataccctcaatttattaacattaaGTTAATGTCTTAAAAAAATGTAATGagtaaatatgttttaaaaaatattaaataagggcaaaatagtaaagttacttatttttttatttgacaaATATTTAATGACACTATCTACGTTGTCCTCTTTATTTGGCAAAACCACAAGGGTGTATTCTTTTTAAGGATAGTCTTTTAATTTGGCAAAACCACAAGGGTGTATTCTTTTTAAGAATAGTTTTAAATGATTTGTAAAAATTTTCGTATTTCTTAAACATCCTACCAAAATCACATAAATTAGGACGGAATGATTTGCATCACAAACCTAGTAAAGATATCGAGAAGTCGAGATACGGAAATCAATGTGAGACATCAAAATACACTCCAAAAACTTTTCCAGCCTTACCACTTTCAAGAGTTTGACGTTCATTTGTATAAGGTGTTCACATGTCGTGTTACTTTTTTGCTTTTTCTACAGTATTTGGATTTGTTATTTATTACCTCTATCATATACATTGTAAAAATGatttttgtatgaaaataaAACACACAGAAATTGTTTTTAGCCAAAGATATTGAAGGTATGTCTCAAAAATTCGTGTAAATAGATCTGAAGAAGAGATCTTTAACTTAAGTACATTTTATACGTTAGCTAGGCCTGAAATAAACTTTATTTTACAGCGATTGTTGTAATATGTTCGTCTAACATACATATTGTTAGTCCAAATGAAACACGATTATTGTCAAGTTCTGTTGTAACTATATTACACATTTTTCTAACATGATAAttgcaaaaaaattaaagaagacaAAACAAAGGGGAGAAGAAGACGAAAGTTATCTAAAGCTTTGATTATATGGAATTAAGCGAAAATACCAAACAGCAATAATTATCACTACATTTTTTCTCCATCAAGCAACAATAAGTTAACTACTGAATTgggtaaagaagaaaaaaaaaaggaagctCATAACAACCAAGCAATAATTATTGTTAAGCTCACAATTAACAACAATTATGATAAGACATAAACATTGGCCCCACATGGGTGGTAGAGACTACTGAAGCTTTTTTAATGAAACATTATACATTTTGCCTCCTACAATAATTTAAAGTCCATATACCAATtgctttttttaaataaaaaataaaaataaaaataaaaataaaaataaagcaaGACCATCATTGCAAGTAGGGAAGGATGAGTTGAATGATAGCCAATTAATGTGAAAACGAAGGACCAAATAATCAGCCGCCGAATGCGTGGAGCCGTGGACAACTCAGAAATGGAAATGGACAACTCAATTAAAAACAAtagcaaaatatttattttcttttcaatttaacAACATTTTATAGtatatttactttctttttatgtttagaatctaaattaattattgaatatttattttccttctaatttttgatatataatgatgtaattttcttttttgatgtTACCAAAATCCGTGatgtaattttcttttttgacgTTAACCAAAATCCACTActaagagcccatttggattggcttaaaagAAATagcttttaaattaaaaataaaaagtcaaacttaaatgatttttaagtcaaaaaataaaaaattagagaagacctacttttgattttttaacttattttatatttatcaaaCACTATCAAAAGTCAAAAACTGACTTAAAAGTAAATTTGATCAACTTTTCAACCGTTTTTTTTTATGTACTAGTATTTGAAAGATACAAGGTATAGATTTCTTTATTCCTAAAGACAAGAGTCATGGTTCAATAGAAAACATTGTTCTTTACAAATGATTGGAGGCTAACAATGAAAGCACCAAGGcctaaaatatcaaattcttcTTCGTTTGTTCAGTATAAGAAACAAAGAGTATATCATGCAAAATTGTATGCTCTATCAACAATTTACTGTAACATATCAACAAAAAATGAATGCAAAATCTGAGATATATAACTACACAAATGCAAAAAAGTATACCTACTCTTCACAATCCCCAGAAAGCCGCTTCAGAATTGCTTCAAAGAAGAATCGAAGGCAATCGTTGGCAAACAATAAGTAATTCAAGCCTTGAGAGAGCTATCAGCAAGATATGTGATTAGAACCATAGCTAATTGCTATCAAACTAGTGTCGGACATATTTGTTACCCACGGATGAGGGCTATTCCCTGCTCCtcttatattgtatgcataagaAGGCCATCTAACATCCGAACCACACAACTTTGTCTCACCCTCTTTAATCATCTTTTGGGTTCTGTCAAGAACAACAAGGCTTGAAAATGTTGAAAAACTGTTCCCTACAAAGATATCGGATCTTAAGCACACTTCATAGTCAATAGCAGATTGAAATAGATATGGTTGCTTCTTGTAAATGTCAAAAACACCTAGTTTTTTCTTCTCAAAAGGATGCAGGCCGTTCTTCCAGCCATTCAAGACAGTATTATCTTCCAGAAGAGTATCGGCAACAGCAAGATAAACGACTACAGGAGTTTTAAGACCCGCGGTGTTTCCCACCCTGATCATAATCTCCTCCTTACTACTACAAATTTCACTAATATTTAATCTCTGCTCCAGCTTCTTACAGTGAATCATCCAATCCTTTTCTATTCTCATGTGCACAGCTACAAAGGGAACCGGTTCTGATGAAGAGCTTGACATTGGATTCTTACTTCTTAGCTCCATTCCTATTTCTCTAATTTTTGAGACAACTTTATCTGCTTCCATCGATATCTCCTCTACTAAAGCTAAGCATTCGAAAACCTTTGCATAGTCTTTAGTTGGCCAATGGTCATGCCACAGAAACGGGTTCTTTCCTACTATCCGAACGATCTCACGTGCATCATATGGATGCTTACTAAATTGATTCAACTGCTCCAAATCTTTTTCCAATGTCCACCTTCTTCCACTGCCTTTTTGAAGTTCGATAACATCACTTTGATTGGAAACATCTGAATAACGACTCAATTGTACAAACCCTTTACAAACGGAATTAAATCTTCCGAATTGGAAGATCTTATCGAAGGAAATAGGCTTCAAAAGTTCGACTTCTTTATAAAACAGAGAAGCACTCAATTTAGGCATCAACAGTGTTCGATTGAGCATTCGTGCAGTCAAACAAGCTCTAGCAAAAGCAATCTTCTGATTGTTCAATCCCCACACAATCTGTGGAACTTCAAGAAACTTGTGTTTTACAGGTTGACTCGATGAAAATGAACGGTTATGGACAAAGACAAATTTGTTCTGTCGAATGACCCCACCAAGTCCAGAGAATGTTGGAAGCAAAACAGTTCCAAGGAACAAAGTAATGACAACCAACACAAAGCATTTTGCAGCCAAGAAATTCAAATGGACTCCAAAAAATCTCAATTGCTTACAGTTTGACAAGTCCATTTGTGATTCAATCCAATTAGTTCAGATATAAATCATCACAACAATACTCAATGAACCAAACAACAAAAAACTCATAATAGTTCAATCCTCAACTCCAGCCAGAGATTTCAGACCCAATTAGCCTCTTTTCTGAGCAGACaacaaaagaaacaagaaaaaaggGAAGGGAAATGAAATTATTTCTTACTGCATGTGAAAACCACTTCTAAAACAGAGaggaatatataaatatacattaCAAAATGAAATACAAGAAACCACGAACAGATAACTACAACTTACCTCCTTTAAATCTGAAACCAGAACCCTCTCAGCCAATACAAATTCAATTTCTGAAAGTCCAGAAAGAAACAGTTTCTCTCGGTCCAGATAGATAGATTTCAATCTCTGGGAAAGTTCAGGAAAACCGATTAAAGAGAAAATGAATCTTGAACATATTAAAAATCCAATCTTTTTTGCTTTACAAGAGGAAACGAACCATGAAAGTCAAACATCCATTAAAACCCAAATGAAAAACATTCAAAAATAGAAGAAGAGACTAGAAATCAAGAAAAGGTTAAAAAATATGATGCATGCAATCCCAAGAAAACAAGAAAAGTGAGGTAATAGGGGCTACACCAGGTGGGGTTTGTGGGGGGGTTGAGGATGAGTAAGGAAGGTTTATTGTTGGAAAATAATGGGGGGCGAAAAGGGAAAGAAGGAGGAGGTTTATTGTTAGAGGTGAACTATCTAATCTAATCTCATGAAAAGGAAGAGGACAACTTCATTCCCTATAAAAGTGAAACTCCACATCATAAACGCTTTATTCTGAAGTAaattattctctttattttttatttatatgttttttaattttatttgtggGATTATACCAAGTATACTTCGTTTACTTTGTTCATTTTCAAGAATTTGCACAAGTCTTATTGCTCTTCTTCAACAAAAAGATAATTCTTTATGTATATGAATGTGAATCTACTTTCCACTTCGTGATACTTGTTTGTATCAGATACTTGTTTGTATCATATTGGACCATAGATTTATTGAAAAGTAGctctcttctttgttttttttctggATTTAGAGTCACATCACAATAGGGATTTGTTAGATATTAGAGTCACCTTAAAATAAATCAAGTTGTTCACGGGGATTAACTTGTCTCATAGGGGTAATTTGTGTAAATAATTAGATGGGAACAGTTGGAAGCATTTTTggaaatcatattttattaattgattGACTCTTCATTTCCTCTTTACCATGTGATCCCACTATTTGTTTACTCGTAGTACTAAACTAATCGTCCAGTTTTTTGGCTGGCACACAACTACGTTCCCTACCAATTAGTTCATTACTACTCTTATTATGGAATTTAAAAGTGGAAGAGCAAGTTCCATACAAAGTAGTTGAGACAGCTAGACATATACTGTAGTAATCAGTTGAAATTAAGTGAGAGCCTTGTGATTTTGGCCAGCTTTATCCAATTGATCTAATGCGCACGCTACTcaatcaatttttcttttttattattttcatttggGGTCTATTATTATACTAGAGTCAACATAATTTGAATTTGTATAAAATAAGGCTATTTAAAGATTATGATGCCTATCAATAAatttttcatattcaaaattcgaaattaaaacatttaattaaggaaaaaaataactttatctACGACATTACATCATTTAGTGGTAATTAATCTTTCGTTtgctcttctttcctttccttaaAAGATCAATACAGAGATAATAGCATAGAAGTATTTAAGAACATAAATATTCTTTAAGTAGATATGTAGTCCATACACAACATTGtatatactgttattattacaatatatttcttcttttttattttacttgatctttatatcaaaaataaaatattttattttacttgtccattttaacaaatcaattttttttttgtattatccttaatattaAATAACTACATAAAATAGTACTCCCgccgttcacttttacttgtccactCTGAACGTTGCACACCCTTTTAAAAACAATGACTAATACGAATATTTTACCACAatacctaaattatttaatatatgctCTATGatcttgaaa
The sequence above is a segment of the Solanum dulcamara chromosome 11, daSolDulc1.2, whole genome shotgun sequence genome. Coding sequences within it:
- the LOC129874644 gene encoding O-fucosyltransferase 23 encodes the protein MDLSNCKQLRFFGVHLNFLAAKCFVLVVITLFLGTVLLPTFSGLGGVIRQNKFVFVHNRSFSSSQPVKHKFLEVPQIVWGLNNQKIAFARACLTARMLNRTLLMPKLSASLFYKEVELLKPISFDKIFQFGRFNSVCKGFVQLSRYSDVSNQSDVIELQKGSGRRWTLEKDLEQLNQFSKHPYDAREIVRIVGKNPFLWHDHWPTKDYAKVFECLALVEEISMEADKVVSKIREIGMELRSKNPMSSSSSEPVPFVAVHMRIEKDWMIHCKKLEQRLNISEICSSKEEIMIRVGNTAGLKTPVVVYLAVADTLLEDNTVLNGWKNGLHPFEKKKLGVFDIYKKQPYLFQSAIDYEVCLRSDIFVGNSFSTFSSLVVLDRTQKMIKEGETKLCGSDVRWPSYAYNIRGAGNSPHPWVTNMSDTSLIAISYGSNHISC